Below is a window of Camelus bactrianus isolate YW-2024 breed Bactrian camel chromosome 7, ASM4877302v1, whole genome shotgun sequence DNA.
CttcctttatttacttttaacaCAGAGTCCTCTTTTTATTCGTGTGTACTGCTAATCTGAAGTCTAGTGACTTGTACTATCTAATTGTCCTCAACAAAGACTTCAAATGACATAAAGGCAacaagaccaaatatatatacacaaacctCTTGGTTAGAACTAAGCACCTATGCTGCTAAGGTAGTCTGCATCTTCTTCAAAACGAGTCACAAAATTACCAAcaggataaaaggaaaatataaccAGTAGGATACAGGATTTTCACTAATTCATTTTGGAAAACCCACCAGTACGTCTTCAAAAGTATGTGAGactaaatcaaaataacaaaTCATTATATTTTACTTTACCTTCATTTCTTAATCAGCCTGAAATTCTTCACATATAAAATACTCCATTAGTTGGCCATATGACAACATGAGAAATTCTGTTCAACACAATACGTCTAATAAACTTAAGTTGACTTTAACCACACTGTCATTTAAAGAAGGCAATTAAATTAGCCAGAAACACAGAATTTAAAAAGCAGCCTTGGgaataacttttttcttacaGCCATTAACAAATCCTTATTGAACTGATTAACTATGCAAGAAAAGCAGTATAAAGCTGAAGAAAGGACACTAACATCACCACTTGGCTTATCTAAGAACTCATAAAACTAAAAGGTTCTTCCCATTTCATTTTATTAGGTTCTCTAATATATAAATGCTTCTACTTTCCTGCAGTTTGATTAACAGTATTAATAAATTCATACCTTTCTTCAGTCATCCAAAAAGTCTTAACTCTagcttagattttattttaaaaacctattaaTTCAGAATATGTCCCTGTGCTTGCAAAATACCATTACCATCAAATAatataaggaagaaaagaattcaaCAAGGAAATCAGGACCCCAAATTCTATAATGCAATCAGCCCTTGGTGACCATCAATCTCACCAGATACTGCTGTATCTTCTATTTAATTAATGGTTATAGGCCCATTGCCTGATGGGATCTGtagttccttttaaaaaaaaaacaagtgtggATGACAGTCATTTGCTTCTTTATTTGAAACTATGAACCTAGAATCTTAATTATCATTCCACTGCATTTTGTAGAGTTGATCAGTTTCAGCCCTGATAATCTAAAACACTGCATAACTTACCAGccaaaatgaaaatgcatatatgaatatgtgcatatatattacaaaatCCTTTGATAATATCTATAATCTATGTTTTATAATgttgtaaaatgagaattatgGTTCTTAGAGGGAAAATGCATGCCAAAAGTATTCATCTGAAAATAATACTTCAAAGACACATGGAAACTTTTCATTTCAACACACTGAAGCACTTTCTAGGCATTTCAGAATAGAGTATGCATTTTCATACCTTTACTTGGACACAAATTTTGTGGTTTTCATTGTCGTTATAATTGTATGTATTCAGATATATAATACCGATGATCTTTCCCAATattcaagaattttaaaatttctttgtgtatttattaCTTTCAGGCACCAATACTCAACATCTGCTGGCAACTCCCTAAATACTTCACTCACTGTATCATACCCATTTCATAGATCAAAAGAGTTGTTCAAAACCATTTAGATAATACTCTCCTAAACTCATTTAGGAAAGAGAAACATTATTTCCTCTGATTAATTATGTGACTTTAATGGATCCAcaaccacttcatacatattcaacctccatcccctttcccttGTTGGCACCTACCCTAGTGTTGTCATGGTGACGATGGTGTACCAGAAGGCAGCAGGGATGCTGGTGAACTTGCTGGCCGAAGACCCCTTCTCTGCGTAGAACATAACTGTAGCGAAAATGATGATAGCCATGGTGAGCGAGAAGAGCAAGAAGCCCAATTCCGAGGCACAGCTCTTCAGCGTGTAGCCCAGGATGCGCAGGCCTTGCGAGTGGCGGGAAAACTTAAAGATCCGGAAGACCCGGAAGACTCGGAGCGTGACAAAGGCTCCGCTGACATCCTCATTGTCTGTCATCACCAGCCCAATGTAATAAGGCAGGATGGCCACCACGTCGATGATACTCATGACACTACGCACAAAACGGTAGCGACTGGGTGCCGCCGCCAGGCGGAGCAAATACTCAACTGTGAAGATCATGACGCAGGCTGTGTCCAAGCAAAAGAAGGCCACGGCGTACCGCTCGCCACAGGGCAGTTCTTTAATGTGACCCGGGCTAGACCCACATGGCACTGTTTCCACCACATTAGCGATGACTGAGACGGCAATGAAGAACCCCGTAACATAGTAGAACACAAGGGCCATGGTGCTGGTGTGGGGGTTCTCAAAGGCCCGCCAGACCCGCTGCCGAGCGGTCATGGTGGGCAGCGCGCTCTCACCGGTGTTGTCGGTGTCGGCATCGTCCTGAAGACGCTCCGCGTTCTCTCGCCGGCGATCCTTGTACTCCTCATAACAGCAGTCGCCAATAATTTCTGGGATGAGGCCAAAGAAGGCCAATTCTTCATCATAAGCGGAGATGCACTCATGGCGAGGATAGTGGAGCTTCCCAGTGCGGTAGAAATTCAGGATGTGGCGGAAGATGTCCGGGTCACGGTCAAAGAAATACTGCTGAGTCTCTGGATGGTAGAAAAAGTCCCTCTCAGAACTGCCCAGCAGAGTGTCTGGGTAACGTTCCAAGGTGTCCTGCCACGTCTGGAAACGGGTGCCACTCACATTCAGCACAATAAGGGCATCTTGAGtcctttttctctcctgcctCGGGGGGGCTGGCATGGGCCCCGAGGCCACAGGCATCCACCCAATGGCTGCTGCCCTTGCAAAGGGCAGCCATGCTGCTACACCCGCCGCCATGGTTCCTTGAAGTGAGGGCGAGAAGGGCAAGTCAGTGACTCTACAGTGGGTCAGTCAGAATAGCCACAATCACCCACTTCGCTCCGTCCACAAAAGACAACTGGGAAACGTGGTCCAGAGGTATCGCCCTTATTCCAAGGTAGGACTCCTGGTTAAGTCACAGTTCTCAAAAGGGCAAGTTTCCCTCCCAGGCAGGTATTTGGagtatgaagggaaaaaaatacaatgtcCTAACAATCACACCCAACAGAACCGAACCAAACCTCCTCCAGCAGTGGGACCAGGCCACCCCTGGCACAAATAAGTATACAGGTGACTTTAGATGCTGCAGCTTCTTCAAACAGGTGTCTTTGAGTTCTCCCCTGACATAGTCTGGATACTGTGGGGTCAGTAGGTGACGTGTAGGGTAGAGGAGAGGAAGGACAGTCACTCAGTGGTATTCTTTTGATGAATTAGGGAATCCTTCCACCTTCCCTTTTAGCTCTTTCAAACCTTCCCTTTCCAAGTGGCCCTTCCCGCCAAAGGAGTCTCAAAAAGGCGACCTGTTGTAGTAGCTTCCGAAATGCGGTCACAGCCGCTGCCCCGCGTCTCTTGGGGAGTCCGGTCGCCGCCTCCACTCCTCCCGCCGTATTTGCGGAGACTGAGGTGCTGAGCGACGGGAacggctgggggcgggggtggggggcgttaATA
It encodes the following:
- the KCND2 gene encoding A-type voltage-gated potassium channel KCND2 — its product is MAAGVAAWLPFARAAAIGWMPVASGPMPAPPRQERKRTQDALIVLNVSGTRFQTWQDTLERYPDTLLGSSERDFFYHPETQQYFFDRDPDIFRHILNFYRTGKLHYPRHECISAYDEELAFFGLIPEIIGDCCYEEYKDRRRENAERLQDDADTDNTGESALPTMTARQRVWRAFENPHTSTMALVFYYVTGFFIAVSVIANVVETVPCGSSPGHIKELPCGERYAVAFFCLDTACVMIFTVEYLLRLAAAPSRYRFVRSVMSIIDVVAILPYYIGLVMTDNEDVSGAFVTLRVFRVFRIFKFSRHSQGLRILGYTLKSCASELGFLLFSLTMAIIIFATVMFYAEKGSSASKFTSIPAAFWYTIVTMTTLGYGDMVPKTIAGKIFGSICSLSGVLVIALPVPVIVSNFSRIYHQNQRADKRRAQKKARLARIRAAKTGSANAYMQSKRNGLLSNQLQSSEDEQAFVSKSGSSFETQHHHLLHCLEKTTNHEFVDEQVFEESCMEVATVNRPSSHSPSLSSQQGVTSTCCSRRHKKTFRIPNANVSGSHRGSVQELSTIQIRCVERTPLSNSRSSLNAKMEECVKLNCEQPYVTTAIISIPTPPVTTPEGDDRPESPEYSGGSVVRVSAL